One Phycisphaera mikurensis NBRC 102666 DNA window includes the following coding sequences:
- a CDS encoding ATP-binding cassette domain-containing protein: MNGAGRGDRPIGLRVSEVTVAYNNGHVALHDASFELGPGTICALVGVNGSGKSTLFKAIMGFVKPARGGVTIGELPVKRAHRENLVAYVPQAEDVDWDFPVSVWDVVLMGRYGSMNFLRIPRQADKRIATESLERVGMLGFKDRQIGELSGGQKKRVFLARALAQRGRILLLDEPFTGVDVKTEASIIELLRELRDEGHLVLVSTHDLGSIPSFCDRVVIINRTVLAAGPTHATFTQENLARAFGGALRDLHLDHTDDPGSAPNTYRVLSDDEEPLVFGADGRMVAHRHPHEEEAQ; this comes from the coding sequence GTGAACGGAGCCGGCCGCGGCGATCGACCGATCGGCCTCCGCGTGAGCGAGGTGACGGTGGCGTACAACAACGGCCACGTCGCCCTGCACGACGCGAGCTTCGAGCTGGGGCCGGGCACGATCTGCGCGCTGGTGGGCGTGAACGGCAGCGGGAAGTCGACGCTCTTCAAGGCGATCATGGGCTTCGTGAAGCCCGCCCGCGGCGGCGTGACCATCGGCGAGCTCCCGGTGAAGCGGGCCCACCGCGAGAACCTCGTGGCGTACGTGCCGCAGGCCGAGGACGTCGACTGGGACTTCCCGGTGAGCGTCTGGGACGTCGTTCTGATGGGTCGCTACGGCTCGATGAACTTCCTGCGGATCCCGCGGCAGGCGGACAAGCGGATCGCCACCGAGTCGCTGGAGCGCGTCGGCATGCTCGGCTTCAAGGACCGCCAGATCGGCGAGCTCTCCGGCGGGCAGAAGAAGCGCGTCTTCCTCGCCCGGGCGCTGGCGCAGCGCGGCCGCATCCTGCTGCTCGACGAGCCGTTCACGGGGGTGGACGTGAAGACCGAGGCTTCCATCATCGAGCTGCTGCGGGAGCTGCGGGACGAGGGCCACCTCGTCCTGGTGAGCACGCACGACCTCGGCTCCATCCCCAGCTTCTGCGACCGCGTGGTCATCATCAACCGCACCGTGCTCGCCGCCGGCCCCACGCACGCGACCTTCACGCAGGAGAACCTCGCCCGCGCCTTCGGCGGCGCCCTCCGCGACCTGCACCTGGACCACACCGACGACCCCGGCTCGGCGCCGAACACCTACCGCGTCCTCAGCGACGACGAGGAGCCGCTGGTCTTCGGTGCCGACGGCCGCATGGTCGCCCACCGGCACCCGCACGAGGAGGAAGCGCAGTGA
- a CDS encoding metal ABC transporter permease has translation MIEPLLVPFQYDYMVRAMLVSGVIGLVCGLLSCFVTLKGWSLMGDALAHAIVPGVAITYFAGLPFALGAFVSGLLAAMVMALVKSRTPIREDAVIGIVFTTFFAAGVLLISVFPSNISLKTIVFGNILGIADGDVVQMLLISAVTLAVIGLKWKDLLLFCFDPNQARAIGLNPAVLHLTLLTLLAGTAVAALQAVGACLVVAMLVTPGATAYLLTDRFPRMMLLACLTGTLTSVVGAYASYFLNGSTGGCIVCLQTAVFLLVLFLAPKHGVRAGRRRGRDTADALLASGDAAPVLATTSTAERA, from the coding sequence ATGATCGAGCCGCTCCTCGTGCCGTTTCAGTACGACTACATGGTCAGGGCGATGCTCGTCAGCGGCGTCATCGGGCTCGTCTGCGGCCTGCTGTCCTGCTTCGTCACGCTCAAGGGCTGGTCGCTCATGGGCGACGCGCTCGCGCACGCGATCGTCCCGGGCGTGGCGATCACCTACTTCGCGGGGCTGCCGTTCGCGCTGGGCGCTTTCGTGAGCGGGCTGCTCGCGGCGATGGTGATGGCGCTCGTGAAGAGCCGCACGCCGATCCGCGAGGACGCGGTCATCGGCATCGTCTTCACGACCTTCTTCGCCGCCGGCGTGCTGCTGATCTCGGTCTTCCCCAGCAACATCAGCCTGAAGACGATCGTCTTCGGCAACATCCTGGGCATCGCCGACGGCGACGTCGTGCAGATGCTGCTCATCTCCGCCGTGACGCTCGCGGTGATCGGGCTGAAGTGGAAGGACCTGCTGCTGTTCTGCTTCGACCCGAACCAGGCGAGAGCGATCGGCTTGAACCCGGCAGTGCTGCACCTCACGCTGCTCACGCTGCTCGCGGGCACCGCGGTCGCGGCGCTGCAAGCGGTGGGCGCCTGCCTGGTCGTCGCGATGCTCGTGACACCCGGCGCGACCGCGTACCTGCTCACCGACCGGTTCCCGCGGATGATGCTGCTCGCGTGCCTCACGGGCACGCTCACCAGCGTGGTGGGGGCGTATGCCAGCTACTTCCTCAACGGCTCCACCGGCGGGTGCATCGTGTGCCTGCAGACGGCGGTCTTCCTGCTGGTTCTGTTTCTCGCCCCCAAGCACGGCGTCCGCGCCGGCCGCCGCCGCGGGCGCGACACGGCCGACGCGCTCCTCGCCTCCGGCGACGCCGCGCCCGTGCTGGCGACCACCTCGACCGCGGAGCGCGCTTGA
- a CDS encoding metal ABC transporter permease, with protein MSVAYLLEPFQYGFMKEAMLMAALIGATCALLSCYLVLKGWSLMGDAVSHAVLPGIVLAYVVGLPLGVGAFFAGVLCAGSTGWIKNHSRVKEDTVMGVVFTGLFALGLVMYSKIQSDIHLNHVLFGSLLGIETGDMIQAVVASGLTLAAVAIFRKDLLLYLFDANQARAVGLNPTFLHYLLLSILSLTIVASLQAVGIILTVAMLIVPGCIGQLLADRFGRMLGIASAAAVFSAVAGTYASYFLNGETGACIVLVQALILLLAVLFAPKHGVLSRARTTRRATASAA; from the coding sequence TTGAGCGTCGCGTACCTGCTCGAACCGTTCCAGTACGGCTTCATGAAGGAAGCCATGCTCATGGCCGCGCTCATCGGCGCGACCTGCGCCCTGCTCAGCTGCTACCTGGTGCTCAAGGGCTGGTCGCTGATGGGCGACGCGGTCAGCCACGCCGTGCTGCCGGGCATCGTGCTCGCGTACGTCGTCGGCCTCCCGCTGGGCGTCGGGGCCTTCTTCGCCGGCGTGCTGTGCGCCGGGAGCACCGGCTGGATCAAGAACCACAGCCGCGTCAAGGAAGACACCGTGATGGGCGTCGTCTTCACCGGGCTCTTCGCGCTGGGCCTGGTGATGTACTCCAAGATCCAGAGCGACATCCACCTGAACCACGTCCTCTTCGGCAGCCTGCTGGGCATCGAGACCGGCGACATGATCCAGGCCGTCGTCGCGTCGGGCCTGACGCTCGCCGCGGTCGCCATCTTCCGCAAAGACCTTCTGCTGTACCTCTTCGACGCGAATCAGGCCCGGGCCGTGGGCCTGAACCCGACCTTCCTGCACTACCTGTTGCTGTCGATCCTCTCGCTGACGATCGTCGCCTCGCTGCAGGCCGTGGGCATCATCCTCACCGTCGCGATGCTCATCGTGCCCGGTTGCATCGGCCAGCTGCTCGCCGACCGCTTCGGCCGGATGCTCGGGATCGCCTCGGCCGCCGCGGTTTTCTCCGCCGTCGCGGGGACGTACGCCAGCTACTTCCTCAACGGCGAGACGGGCGCCTGCATCGTGCTGGTGCAGGCGCTGATCCTCCTGCTCGCGGTCTTGTTCGCCCCCAAGCACGGCGTGCTCTCCCGCGCCCGCACCACACGCCGGGCGACCGCGTCGGCGGCCTGA
- a CDS encoding SO_0444 family Cu/Zn efflux transporter encodes MVWIQLFLSNLGHVVLEAAPWLLLGLAVSGLIKVYLPAGLLQRWLGGGGVGPVFTAAVIGTPLPLCSCSVVPAALTLRRGGAGKGATVSFLVSTPENGADSIALSWALLGPFMTVARPVAAVSSAVLAGLLAGATDQREGPPLPAPAAAAAAAASGSSPPASAAASCCASGGGVAAEPAAPARPKPLEALRYAADELFGDIALWLTLGILLAALVQTLVPPGTIAGWGGGLPAMLGVMLLGVPMYLCATASTPVAAALLLAGVSPGTALVFLLAGPATNLGTIGIVRQELGGRACAAYLAGACGGALACGLLADALVSAWSIPVAAQAAAGHDMLPLWLSAGSAIVLGALLLRWALRGWMPSEAKPCRP; translated from the coding sequence ATGGTGTGGATCCAGCTCTTCCTCTCGAACCTCGGGCACGTGGTGCTCGAGGCGGCGCCGTGGCTGCTGCTGGGCTTGGCCGTCTCCGGCCTCATCAAGGTCTACCTGCCCGCCGGCTTGCTCCAGCGGTGGCTCGGAGGCGGGGGCGTCGGGCCGGTCTTCACGGCGGCCGTCATCGGCACGCCGCTGCCGCTGTGCTCTTGCAGCGTGGTGCCGGCGGCGCTCACGCTGCGTCGGGGCGGGGCGGGCAAGGGGGCGACGGTGTCGTTCCTGGTGTCGACGCCCGAGAACGGCGCGGATTCGATCGCGTTGTCGTGGGCTCTGCTCGGGCCGTTCATGACCGTGGCCCGGCCGGTGGCGGCGGTGTCCTCGGCGGTGCTTGCGGGGCTGCTGGCGGGGGCCACGGACCAGAGAGAGGGCCCGCCACTCCCCGCGCCCGCGGCCGCGGCCGCGGCCGCGGCGAGCGGTTCCTCGCCGCCCGCGTCCGCCGCGGCGTCGTGCTGCGCGTCGGGCGGGGGCGTCGCCGCCGAGCCCGCCGCGCCGGCCCGGCCCAAGCCGCTGGAGGCGCTCCGCTACGCCGCCGACGAGCTCTTCGGCGACATCGCTCTCTGGCTGACGCTGGGCATCCTGCTCGCCGCCCTGGTCCAGACGCTGGTCCCACCCGGCACGATCGCGGGCTGGGGCGGCGGCCTGCCGGCGATGCTCGGCGTGATGCTGCTGGGCGTGCCGATGTACCTGTGCGCCACGGCGAGCACGCCCGTCGCCGCGGCGCTCCTGCTCGCCGGTGTAAGCCCCGGCACCGCGTTGGTCTTCCTGCTCGCCGGTCCGGCGACGAACCTGGGCACCATCGGCATCGTGCGGCAGGAGCTCGGTGGCCGGGCCTGTGCCGCGTACCTGGCCGGCGCCTGCGGCGGGGCGCTCGCCTGCGGCCTGCTCGCCGACGCGTTGGTGAGCGCGTGGTCGATCCCCGTGGCCGCCCAGGCCGCCGCGGGGCACGACATGCTCCCCCTGTGGCTGTCCGCGGGCTCGGCGATCGTGCTGGGGGCGCTGCTCCTGCGGTGGGCGCTGCGGGGGTGGATGCCGTCGGAGGCCAAGCCGTGCCGGCCCTGA
- a CDS encoding HAD family hydrolase, with product MQPRFRSTSRFDAVLCDVDGCLVDEAGGPLPLEKLGRIAAHNRLALDAEDRPIVTLCTGRPEPFAECLARVIGNPLLPIVCENGAWLHDPTDNAYLLDPAVTAEDLAAVAALEGWVRRELGSAGVSIQPGKTASVSLYHPDAELLEAFKPRLRDAADGHGWPFRVSGTWSYINCDLRKVSKATGIARLLALTGIEAARCAGIGDTAHDLQIAESVAWFGVPHNRDPILDDAADRIAAAPGVDGVIELLAHLGPPVP from the coding sequence ATGCAGCCTCGCTTCCGGTCCACGTCCCGCTTCGATGCCGTCCTGTGCGACGTCGACGGCTGCCTCGTCGACGAGGCGGGCGGGCCGCTTCCGCTGGAGAAGCTCGGCCGCATCGCCGCTCACAACCGGCTCGCCCTCGACGCGGAAGACCGGCCGATCGTCACGCTCTGCACCGGCCGGCCCGAGCCTTTCGCCGAGTGCCTCGCCCGGGTGATCGGCAACCCGCTGCTGCCGATCGTCTGCGAGAACGGGGCGTGGCTGCACGACCCGACCGACAACGCGTACCTGCTCGATCCGGCCGTGACCGCCGAGGACCTCGCCGCGGTGGCGGCGCTGGAGGGCTGGGTCCGCCGGGAGCTGGGCTCCGCCGGCGTGAGCATCCAGCCGGGCAAGACCGCCTCGGTGTCGCTGTACCACCCCGATGCGGAACTCCTCGAGGCCTTCAAGCCGCGGCTGCGCGACGCCGCGGACGGCCACGGCTGGCCCTTCCGCGTCTCGGGGACCTGGAGCTACATCAACTGCGACCTCCGGAAGGTCAGCAAAGCGACCGGCATCGCCCGCTTGCTCGCACTCACCGGGATCGAGGCCGCCCGCTGCGCCGGGATCGGCGACACGGCGCACGACCTGCAGATCGCCGAGTCGGTCGCCTGGTTCGGCGTTCCCCACAACCGCGACCCGATCCTCGACGACGCGGCCGACCGGATCGCCGCCGCTCCGGGCGTCGACGGCGTCATCGAGCTCCTCGCCCACCTCGGGCCGCCGGTGCCCTGA
- a CDS encoding flavodoxin family protein, giving the protein MPTVQLVYFSASGHTHLMAEALAEGVRQAGGTAELYRVQGSDIAEGRWRDPGGIVEKLRAADAIVLGSPTYMGTVAAQLKAVIDGLGGEWFKLSFKDKIAGGFTHSSSPSGDKVSTLQYMSLHASQHMMVWVGNGTMPARYTGEEHEKNFLGGFLGVMAQQNPEEGKDAEASITDGVRQDCVAYGERICRTCARRAMS; this is encoded by the coding sequence ATGCCCACCGTCCAGCTCGTCTACTTCTCCGCCAGCGGCCACACCCACCTCATGGCCGAAGCCCTCGCCGAGGGGGTTCGCCAAGCCGGCGGCACGGCGGAGCTCTACCGGGTGCAGGGATCGGACATCGCCGAGGGCCGCTGGCGGGACCCCGGCGGGATCGTCGAGAAGCTGCGTGCCGCCGACGCCATCGTGCTCGGTAGCCCCACCTACATGGGCACCGTCGCGGCGCAGCTCAAGGCCGTCATCGACGGCCTCGGCGGCGAGTGGTTCAAGCTCTCCTTCAAGGACAAGATCGCCGGCGGCTTCACCCACTCCTCCAGCCCCTCCGGCGACAAGGTGTCCACGCTGCAGTACATGAGCCTGCACGCCAGCCAGCACATGATGGTCTGGGTGGGCAACGGCACGATGCCCGCCCGCTACACCGGCGAAGAACACGAGAAGAACTTCCTGGGCGGCTTCCTGGGCGTCATGGCCCAGCAGAACCCGGAGGAGGGCAAAGACGCCGAGGCCTCCATCACCGACGGTGTACGCCAAGACTGCGTCGCCTACGGCGAGCGGATCTGCCGGACGTGCGCTCGGCGTGCGATGTCCTGA
- the feoB gene encoding ferrous iron transporter B, which translates to MSTLSLPVVEPPGQAPPRSGVRHVALVGNPNAGKTTLFNALTGLRAKTSNFPGTTVERRLGSVELDAGRVTLIDLPGMYALDAVTPEEKVARAVLLGERDPQRRPQAVVMVLDATNLDRNLFLASQVLPLGLPTVAALTLCDAAERAGIEIDEGKLSAELGCEVVRVNARAAGRRRSVEGLTAALDRLLENPAAPKLSAALGGCGTCEGCPFSARFDWAEGVGGACASRPREAHGKTTERIDAVLTRPGVGVAAFFAVMLAVFWMIFSIASYPMDAIDWGFATAGEIVGSVLPSGGLWDDLQSLVVDGVIGGVGGMLIFLPQICILFFFLALLEDSGYMARAAFVMDRLMQRVGLPGRAFVPLLSAHACAIPAVMAARVIPDRRDRLVTILIAPLMSCSARVPVYALVVSLLFANRPWLASLTFAGAYALGVVVALGMALVFKRTILRGETQPTVIELPNYRWPSLRNALLSTYSRAKMFVVKAGTVILLISVGLWFAATYPKGGPAPEAVELTRQAEVAEAAGAPEAAEGLLADAEHAQAQSDLDHSIAGIAGNLVEPVFRPLGFDERISIGVLTSFAAREVIVSTLAVLYGVGEDGAEGDSLRGALLDSRRADGTPVFTIATCLSLLVFYVLAMQCLPTQAVTAKETGSWWWATLQFAYMSVLAYGFAFVTYQVASAFA; encoded by the coding sequence ATGAGCACGCTCTCGCTCCCGGTCGTCGAGCCCCCCGGCCAGGCCCCGCCCCGCAGCGGCGTCCGCCACGTCGCGCTCGTGGGCAACCCCAACGCCGGCAAGACCACGCTGTTCAACGCGCTCACCGGGCTCCGCGCGAAGACCTCCAACTTCCCGGGCACCACCGTCGAGCGGCGTCTGGGCAGCGTCGAGCTCGACGCCGGCCGCGTCACCTTGATCGACCTGCCGGGCATGTACGCGCTCGACGCCGTCACGCCCGAGGAGAAGGTCGCCCGCGCGGTGCTCCTCGGCGAGCGGGACCCCCAGCGCCGGCCGCAGGCCGTCGTGATGGTGCTCGACGCGACGAACCTCGACCGCAACCTCTTCCTCGCCAGCCAGGTGCTGCCGCTGGGCCTGCCCACCGTCGCCGCGCTGACGCTCTGCGACGCGGCCGAGCGGGCCGGCATCGAGATCGACGAGGGCAAGCTGTCCGCCGAGCTCGGCTGCGAGGTGGTCCGCGTGAACGCGCGTGCCGCCGGCCGCAGACGCAGCGTCGAGGGCCTCACCGCCGCGCTGGACCGCCTGCTGGAGAACCCCGCGGCCCCGAAGCTCAGCGCCGCACTGGGCGGCTGCGGCACCTGCGAGGGCTGCCCCTTCTCGGCCCGCTTCGACTGGGCCGAGGGCGTGGGCGGCGCCTGCGCCAGCCGGCCGCGCGAGGCCCACGGGAAGACCACCGAGCGGATCGACGCGGTGCTGACACGGCCGGGTGTCGGCGTCGCCGCGTTCTTCGCGGTGATGCTCGCGGTGTTCTGGATGATCTTCTCGATCGCCAGCTACCCGATGGACGCCATCGACTGGGGCTTCGCCACCGCGGGCGAGATCGTCGGCAGCGTGCTGCCCTCCGGCGGCCTGTGGGACGACCTGCAGTCGCTCGTCGTCGACGGCGTGATCGGCGGCGTGGGCGGGATGCTGATCTTCCTGCCGCAGATCTGCATCCTTTTCTTCTTCCTCGCCCTGCTCGAGGACTCCGGCTACATGGCCCGCGCCGCCTTCGTGATGGACCGGCTGATGCAGCGGGTCGGCCTGCCGGGGCGGGCCTTCGTGCCGCTGCTCTCGGCCCACGCCTGCGCGATCCCCGCGGTCATGGCCGCACGCGTCATCCCCGACCGACGCGACCGGCTGGTGACGATCCTGATCGCCCCGCTCATGAGCTGCTCGGCCCGGGTGCCGGTCTACGCCCTGGTCGTGTCGCTGCTGTTCGCGAACCGGCCGTGGCTCGCGTCGCTCACCTTCGCCGGCGCGTACGCGCTGGGCGTCGTCGTTGCGCTGGGGATGGCGCTGGTCTTCAAGCGGACGATCCTCCGCGGCGAGACGCAGCCGACCGTGATCGAGCTGCCCAACTACCGGTGGCCGTCGCTGCGGAACGCGCTGCTGAGCACGTACAGCCGGGCCAAGATGTTCGTGGTGAAGGCGGGCACCGTGATCCTGCTCATCTCGGTGGGCCTCTGGTTCGCCGCGACCTATCCCAAGGGCGGGCCGGCCCCCGAGGCGGTGGAGCTGACGCGGCAGGCCGAGGTCGCCGAGGCGGCGGGCGCACCCGAGGCGGCCGAGGGCCTGCTCGCCGACGCCGAGCACGCCCAGGCGCAGTCGGACCTGGACCACTCGATCGCCGGCATCGCCGGGAACCTCGTGGAGCCGGTTTTCCGGCCGCTGGGCTTCGACGAGCGGATCTCCATCGGCGTGCTCACCAGCTTCGCCGCCCGCGAGGTGATCGTCTCGACGCTGGCCGTGCTTTACGGCGTCGGCGAGGACGGCGCGGAGGGCGACTCGCTGCGCGGGGCGCTGCTGGACTCCCGCCGCGCCGACGGCACGCCGGTGTTCACGATCGCGACCTGCCTGTCGCTGCTGGTCTTCTACGTGCTCGCGATGCAGTGCCTGCCCACGCAGGCGGTCACCGCCAAGGAGACCGGCAGCTGGTGGTGGGCCACGCTGCAGTTCGCGTACATGAGCGTGCTGGCCTACGGCTTCGCCTTCGTCACCTACCAGGTGGCGAGCGCGTTCGCCTAG
- a CDS encoding FeoA family protein: MPDAPASPPTPAQAGCLSPGSVRVVDLARGQVAVIDAVDDDAGLEPGRAGVTDTLKRLGLCVGRKVQVDKIGDPLILKVLGSRVGVARRLAERLHAQPCTRSEAEPRAADGTRLTPLTLSSGGSRA, encoded by the coding sequence ATGCCCGATGCCCCCGCCTCGCCCCCCACGCCCGCACAAGCCGGCTGCCTCTCGCCCGGCTCGGTCCGCGTGGTCGACCTCGCCCGCGGGCAGGTCGCCGTGATCGACGCCGTCGACGACGACGCGGGCTTGGAGCCCGGTCGGGCCGGCGTCACCGACACGCTCAAGCGGCTGGGCCTGTGCGTCGGCCGGAAGGTGCAGGTCGACAAGATCGGCGATCCGTTGATCTTGAAGGTGCTCGGCTCCCGCGTCGGCGTGGCGCGGCGGCTGGCAGAGCGGCTGCACGCGCAGCCCTGCACGCGGAGCGAGGCCGAGCCCCGCGCCGCCGACGGCACCCGGCTCACGCCGCTCACCCTCTCCTCCGGCGGATCCCGGGCATGA
- a CDS encoding cytidylyltransferase domain-containing protein — MPAQEDDPDASSRVLAMIPARMGSQRLTRKNLRELGGVPLAARAIDKCHAAGVFDGVWLNSEDLAFRPLAEAHGAAFHRRPAELGGHAATSEQFVAEFLRAHPCAWVFQVHSIAPLLTAGEVAGFVRAAVASPHDAVVSYIPDQIECALDGRPVNFTFAEKTNSQELRPVQRITWSITGWRRAAFLAAADAGRCATWAGDVGFLPVGPVSGHVIKTADDLAIAEALLPLTRGGG; from the coding sequence ATGCCCGCTCAAGAAGACGATCCGGACGCTTCGAGCCGCGTGCTCGCGATGATCCCCGCGCGCATGGGCAGCCAGCGGCTGACCCGCAAGAACCTCCGCGAGCTCGGCGGGGTGCCGCTGGCGGCGCGGGCCATCGACAAGTGCCACGCCGCCGGCGTCTTCGACGGCGTCTGGCTCAACTCCGAGGACCTCGCCTTCCGCCCGCTCGCCGAGGCGCACGGCGCGGCCTTCCACCGCCGGCCGGCCGAGCTCGGCGGCCACGCCGCCACCAGCGAGCAGTTCGTCGCGGAGTTCCTGCGGGCCCACCCCTGCGCGTGGGTCTTCCAGGTGCACTCGATCGCGCCGCTGCTCACCGCCGGCGAGGTCGCCGGCTTCGTGCGGGCGGCGGTCGCTTCGCCGCACGACGCCGTCGTCAGCTACATCCCCGATCAGATCGAGTGCGCTCTGGACGGACGGCCGGTCAACTTCACCTTCGCCGAGAAGACCAACTCGCAGGAGCTGCGGCCCGTGCAGCGGATCACCTGGAGCATCACCGGCTGGCGTCGGGCGGCTTTCCTGGCCGCCGCCGACGCCGGCCGCTGCGCCACCTGGGCCGGCGACGTCGGCTTCCTTCCGGTGGGCCCGGTGAGCGGGCACGTCATCAAGACCGCCGACGACCTCGCGATCGCCGAGGCGCTGCTGCCGCTGACGCGGGGCGGCGGCTGA
- the murJ gene encoding murein biosynthesis integral membrane protein MurJ produces the protein MSGRRDAQAASGEASEPAAAGRVRGIARVAFLPALAAFTIASHWPRLRFAGPEAAGEPLLDKMVHLVGFGVLAALAVAAAWPGRAAGPSRWRRAAVVAAAGVGWGFVDEFTQRWVGRQMTLGDLAADGAGAVLGAFWAAWAIPRALALLPAAGPRAAPAAPAGSSAASPPAPARPRPPGLFRSASLVSALTTLSRVTGLARDAVLAGLFGAGLLLDAFFVAFMVPNLFRRLFGEGALTAAFLPRYRRLLDADPDAAGRYASAVIREAAAWLVGAVLIAEAGLLAALALGLGGEKATLGLTLTATMLPYAPLVCGTALLGAIGHARDRFGPAASAPVLLNLGMIAAAAGAALATGDGRTRVAVVAVSVVVLGVLQLLMVRRGVGPVRPQPAPGTPPAGEAASLPLAATRRAMVPMILGLGVFQVNTLLDGLIAFTLSAPADAPDAVFRLLGFEAAYPIRTGGVTTLTLAQRLYQFPLGVFGIAIATVIFPRLAAAAAGPGDAFARVLRRGLLLSLGIGLPATVGLLAVRLPLARAVFERGSFDAADAAAVARILTGYASAVWAYMLIHLWTRAFYAQDDARTPLRVAVVAVVLNLALNLTLVWPLGAAGMAWATAASATGQALVLGWILRRRRLLAALSAERPALGEPSPRRFAAGTATGTLAMGLTLAAIDAASSAETLNATGLLALLVLLVVAGVAVYGTVLLAVLRPARAAV, from the coding sequence TTGAGCGGGCGACGCGACGCGCAAGCCGCTTCCGGGGAAGCGTCGGAGCCGGCCGCGGCCGGGCGGGTGCGGGGCATCGCCCGCGTCGCCTTCCTGCCGGCGCTGGCGGCCTTCACGATCGCTTCGCACTGGCCGCGGCTGAGGTTCGCCGGCCCCGAGGCCGCGGGCGAGCCGCTGCTGGACAAGATGGTCCACCTCGTCGGCTTCGGCGTGCTGGCGGCGCTCGCGGTGGCGGCGGCTTGGCCCGGCCGCGCCGCCGGGCCGTCGCGGTGGCGTCGGGCGGCCGTCGTCGCCGCGGCGGGTGTGGGTTGGGGTTTCGTCGACGAGTTCACGCAGCGGTGGGTGGGCCGGCAGATGACGCTCGGCGACCTCGCGGCGGACGGCGCCGGCGCGGTGTTGGGCGCTTTCTGGGCGGCGTGGGCGATCCCCCGAGCGCTCGCGCTGCTGCCGGCCGCCGGCCCGCGGGCCGCCCCCGCCGCCCCCGCCGGGTCCTCCGCGGCGTCTCCCCCGGCGCCCGCCCGGCCGCGACCCCCGGGGCTGTTCCGCTCCGCCTCGCTCGTCTCGGCGCTGACGACGCTCTCGCGGGTCACCGGCCTCGCCCGCGATGCCGTGCTGGCCGGGCTCTTCGGCGCGGGGCTCCTGCTGGATGCCTTCTTCGTCGCCTTCATGGTGCCCAACCTGTTCCGCAGGCTCTTCGGCGAGGGCGCTCTCACCGCGGCCTTCCTCCCGCGCTACCGCCGCCTGCTCGACGCCGATCCCGACGCCGCGGGCCGCTACGCCTCCGCGGTGATCCGCGAGGCCGCGGCCTGGCTCGTCGGCGCCGTGCTGATCGCCGAGGCGGGGCTGCTCGCGGCGCTGGCGCTGGGCCTCGGCGGCGAGAAGGCGACCCTGGGCCTCACCCTCACCGCGACGATGCTGCCCTACGCCCCGCTGGTGTGCGGGACGGCGCTCTTGGGCGCGATCGGCCACGCCCGCGACCGCTTCGGCCCCGCCGCCTCCGCGCCGGTGCTGCTGAACCTGGGGATGATCGCCGCAGCGGCGGGCGCGGCGCTGGCGACCGGGGACGGCCGGACGCGGGTGGCCGTGGTCGCGGTCTCGGTGGTCGTGCTCGGGGTGCTGCAGCTGCTGATGGTCCGGCGGGGCGTCGGTCCCGTGCGCCCGCAGCCCGCGCCGGGGACGCCGCCCGCGGGAGAGGCCGCGTCGTTGCCCCTGGCCGCCACCCGCCGCGCCATGGTCCCGATGATCCTGGGCTTGGGCGTGTTCCAGGTGAACACGCTGCTCGACGGGCTGATCGCCTTCACGCTGTCCGCACCCGCCGACGCGCCCGACGCGGTCTTCCGCCTGCTCGGCTTCGAGGCGGCCTACCCCATCCGCACCGGCGGCGTGACGACGCTCACCCTCGCTCAGCGGCTGTACCAATTCCCGCTGGGCGTCTTCGGCATCGCCATCGCAACGGTGATCTTCCCGCGGCTCGCGGCGGCCGCCGCCGGGCCCGGCGACGCCTTCGCGCGCGTGCTCCGACGCGGCCTGCTGCTCTCGCTGGGCATCGGTCTGCCCGCGACCGTCGGCCTGCTGGCGGTGCGGCTGCCGCTGGCGCGGGCGGTCTTCGAGCGGGGCAGCTTCGACGCCGCGGACGCCGCCGCCGTCGCGCGGATCCTCACCGGCTACGCCTCGGCCGTCTGGGCCTACATGCTGATCCACCTGTGGACCCGTGCCTTCTACGCCCAGGACGACGCGAGGACGCCGCTGCGGGTGGCGGTGGTCGCGGTGGTCCTGAACCTCGCGCTGAACCTGACGCTGGTCTGGCCGCTGGGCGCCGCGGGCATGGCCTGGGCGACCGCCGCCTCGGCCACCGGGCAGGCCCTGGTGCTCGGGTGGATCCTGCGGCGGCGACGGCTGCTGGCGGCGCTGTCGGCGGAGCGGCCGGCCTTGGGCGAGCCGAGCCCGCGACGCTTCGCCGCCGGCACCGCGACCGGCACGCTGGCGATGGGCCTCACGCTGGCCGCCATCGACGCCGCCTCGTCGGCGGAAACGCTCAACGCCACCGGCCTCCTCGCCCTGCTCGTGCTGCTGGTCGTGGCGGGTGTTGCCGTCTACGGCACGGTGCTGCTGGCGGTGCTGCGGCCGGCCCGGGCCGCCGTCTAG